Proteins co-encoded in one Jeotgalibacillus malaysiensis genomic window:
- a CDS encoding MFS transporter, whose amino-acid sequence MWIILGLIAIVATLLNIYLFSKGKDYKLAMAAAISLTALTLCAEISFIAGQAAREDWSAVGEVVNYQWALWVLTGASIFINVLPVFLEKKDHKKRLNAAS is encoded by the coding sequence ATGTGGATCATACTAGGACTTATTGCAATCGTAGCAACACTGCTAAACATTTACCTATTCTCAAAAGGAAAAGATTATAAACTCGCAATGGCTGCAGCAATATCACTTACAGCACTTACACTCTGTGCAGAAATCAGCTTTATCGCCGGACAGGCAGCAAGGGAAGACTGGTCAGCTGTCGGAGAAGTTGTTAATTATCAATGGGCATTGTGGGTCTTGACAGGGGCTTCTATCTTTATCAATGTATTGCCTGTGTTTTTAGAGAAAAAAGATCATAAAAAGAGACTTAATGCCGCTTCATAA
- a CDS encoding acyl-CoA dehydrogenase, with amino-acid sequence MNFSYSAKVKDLEKKLNRFMEEHVYPNEAVYEQQVNEGERRWSKVPPVMEELKEKAKAEGLWNLFLPESEYGAGLSNVEYAPLCEIMGRSMIGPEVFNCNAPDTGNMEVLVRYGTEEQKEKWLKPLLAGEIRSCFSMTEPDVASSDATNIEARIERDGDGYVINGRKWWSSGAGDPRCQIGIVMGKTDPGADKYEQQSMILVPLDTPGVTIERMLPVFGYDHAPHGHGEITFENVRVPAKNMILGEGKGFAIAQGRLGPGRIHHCMRLIGAAERALEELCKRVVDRHAFGKPLASQGVIREWIADSRIEIEQARLLTLKAAYMMDTVGNKVAKAEIAMIKVVAPSMALKVIDRAIQALGAAGVSEDFPLAAHWASARTLRLADGPDEVHRAQIGRLELKKYQGNGRNER; translated from the coding sequence ATGAATTTTTCGTATTCTGCCAAGGTAAAAGATCTTGAGAAAAAGCTCAACAGATTTATGGAAGAGCACGTGTATCCGAATGAAGCGGTGTATGAGCAGCAGGTAAATGAAGGGGAGAGGCGCTGGAGTAAAGTGCCGCCAGTTATGGAAGAGCTAAAGGAAAAAGCAAAAGCTGAAGGACTGTGGAATCTTTTTTTGCCTGAGAGTGAGTACGGGGCTGGGCTCAGTAATGTAGAATACGCGCCGCTTTGTGAGATTATGGGGCGTTCGATGATTGGGCCTGAGGTGTTCAATTGTAATGCGCCTGATACCGGAAATATGGAAGTCTTAGTGCGATACGGTACAGAGGAGCAGAAGGAAAAATGGCTGAAGCCGCTGCTTGCCGGTGAGATCCGCTCGTGCTTTTCTATGACGGAGCCTGATGTGGCTTCTTCTGACGCGACAAATATTGAAGCGCGGATTGAGCGGGACGGGGATGGGTATGTGATTAACGGCCGAAAGTGGTGGTCTTCAGGAGCCGGGGATCCGCGTTGTCAGATTGGAATTGTAATGGGTAAAACGGACCCAGGTGCTGATAAGTATGAGCAGCAGTCGATGATTCTCGTGCCGCTTGATACGCCGGGTGTGACCATTGAGCGGATGCTGCCGGTGTTTGGCTACGATCATGCGCCACATGGTCACGGGGAAATTACGTTTGAAAATGTCAGGGTACCGGCTAAGAATATGATTTTAGGTGAAGGAAAAGGATTTGCGATTGCGCAGGGAAGGCTTGGTCCTGGCAGGATTCATCATTGCATGAGGCTGATCGGGGCGGCAGAACGTGCGCTTGAGGAGTTGTGTAAGCGTGTTGTTGACCGGCATGCATTTGGCAAGCCGCTTGCAAGCCAGGGCGTGATCCGTGAATGGATTGCGGATTCGCGGATCGAGATTGAGCAGGCGAGACTGCTGACATTAAAGGCTGCTTATATGATGGATACAGTTGGCAACAAAGTAGCAAAAGCAGAGATTGCGATGATTAAAGTTGTGGCGCCATCAATGGCACTGAAGGTTATTGACCGGGCGATTCAGGCACTTGGTGCAGCAGGTGTATCAGAGGATTTTCCACTGGCAGCGCATTGGGCGAGTGCAAGAACGCTCCGGCTTGCGGATGGACCGGATGAGGTGCACCGCGCACAGATTGGCAGACTTGAGTTGAAAAAATATCAGGGGAACGGGAGGAATGAAAGATGA
- a CDS encoding gluconate 2-dehydrogenase — MKVMELFDLTGKTALVTGGGRGLGEQIAEGFAEAGANVVICSRKLEACQEVADRLAELGVKTLALQCDISNPADAERVVNETVEQFGSIDILVNNSGATWGARAEEMPLEAWKKVMDVNVTGTFLMSQAAGRKMIEQQSGKIINIASVAGLGGTDPRVMDTIGYNTSKGAVITMTKDLAVKWGRHNINVNAIAPGFFPTKMSKAIIDQGKDPIMEVTPMKRFGSDDDLKGAALFLASKASAYVTGDVLIVDGGTHAM; from the coding sequence ATGAAGGTAATGGAATTGTTTGATCTGACAGGAAAGACAGCGCTAGTGACTGGTGGCGGCCGCGGACTTGGAGAGCAGATCGCTGAAGGGTTTGCTGAGGCTGGAGCGAACGTGGTCATTTGTTCAAGAAAGCTTGAAGCGTGTCAGGAAGTGGCTGATCGTTTAGCAGAGCTTGGGGTCAAAACGCTTGCGCTGCAGTGTGATATTTCGAACCCGGCTGATGCGGAGCGGGTAGTGAATGAGACGGTAGAACAATTTGGTTCAATTGATATTTTAGTCAATAACAGCGGAGCAACATGGGGCGCACGTGCTGAAGAGATGCCGCTTGAAGCTTGGAAAAAGGTGATGGACGTCAATGTGACAGGCACATTTTTAATGAGCCAGGCTGCAGGAAGGAAAATGATTGAGCAACAGTCAGGTAAGATCATTAATATTGCCTCTGTTGCAGGCCTCGGCGGGACGGATCCGAGAGTGATGGATACGATCGGCTACAACACGAGTAAGGGTGCGGTCATTACGATGACGAAGGACCTTGCTGTAAAATGGGGCAGGCATAATATAAACGTCAATGCGATTGCACCGGGCTTTTTCCCGACGAAGATGTCAAAAGCGATCATTGATCAGGGGAAGGACCCGATCATGGAAGTGACGCCGATGAAGCGATTCGGATCTGATGATGATCTGAAAGGTGCTGCGTTATTCCTTGCATCAAAAGCATCTGCTTATGTGACGGGAGATGTGCTCATTGTCGATGGCGGCACGCATGCGATGTAA
- a CDS encoding TetR family transcriptional regulator encodes MKEKITEQSIRLFEKKGFSETSIQDIVDANGVTKGTFYYYFSSKEQLLMDIQLRYINDLLEQQEKIMRDDAKNCKTKLYDMVHMLISNIKTQGASAKVFFREMRNLNEERLAEIIPKRDQFRLTIEELIKEGIEKGEFRSDLNASIATFGILGMANWSYQWYNPEGDQSEEEVARMFTDMILKGIEL; translated from the coding sequence GTGAAGGAAAAAATTACGGAACAAAGCATACGATTATTTGAGAAAAAGGGTTTCAGTGAAACGTCGATTCAGGATATTGTGGATGCAAATGGCGTAACCAAAGGAACGTTTTATTACTACTTCTCCAGTAAAGAACAATTGTTGATGGATATTCAGCTGCGTTATATTAATGATCTGCTTGAGCAGCAGGAGAAGATCATGCGTGATGATGCGAAAAACTGCAAAACAAAACTCTATGACATGGTGCATATGCTGATCAGCAACATCAAAACACAGGGAGCCAGCGCAAAAGTGTTTTTCAGGGAGATGCGAAACCTGAATGAGGAAAGGCTTGCTGAAATTATTCCAAAGCGCGACCAGTTCAGACTAACGATTGAAGAGCTGATCAAAGAAGGCATTGAAAAAGGTGAGTTCCGTTCAGACCTGAATGCGTCAATCGCAACATTCGGCATACTTGGCATGGCGAACTGGAGCTACCAGTGGTACAACCCTGAAGGCGATCAATCTGAAGAAGAAGTTGCGCGCATGTTTACAGACATGATTTTAAAAGGAATCGAGCTGTGA
- a CDS encoding 3-hydroxyacyl-CoA dehydrogenase, whose amino-acid sequence MNEVKNVTIIGSGSMGHQIGMLCALGGYETVIQDINEKALQDAESKLHAIMDRWVSKEKISEDDKMKAFQRLGFSQDIEVAVQNADLVIEAVTEKLDVKREVFKKLEAYAPPHTVFATNSSTIVNSLIADVTERPDKVVNMHFFFPPLVMDLVEVVKSDKTSDETAQLAMEVCREINRTGVLLEKEISGFVANRILGALQKEAVSLYEQGIADFKDIDLICKKALNHPIGPFELMDLSGLDVAQFVMEQRYQETGDPADKPFTCILEKVEKGELGRKSGKGFYDYSKKAVTK is encoded by the coding sequence ATGAATGAAGTGAAAAACGTAACAATAATCGGATCAGGAAGCATGGGACATCAGATTGGCATGCTGTGTGCGCTTGGCGGGTACGAAACAGTCATCCAGGACATCAACGAAAAAGCACTGCAGGACGCAGAATCAAAGCTTCATGCCATCATGGACCGCTGGGTATCAAAAGAGAAAATTTCTGAGGACGATAAAATGAAAGCGTTTCAACGCCTCGGTTTTTCTCAAGATATTGAAGTAGCCGTGCAGAACGCAGACCTCGTCATTGAAGCAGTAACAGAGAAGCTGGATGTGAAAAGAGAAGTGTTTAAAAAGCTTGAAGCTTACGCGCCTCCTCACACAGTATTTGCGACAAACAGCTCAACGATCGTCAACAGCCTGATTGCTGACGTAACCGAGCGTCCGGATAAAGTCGTCAACATGCACTTCTTCTTCCCGCCGCTAGTCATGGACCTGGTCGAAGTCGTGAAAAGCGATAAGACAAGTGATGAAACGGCCCAGCTTGCGATGGAAGTATGCCGTGAGATCAACCGGACTGGTGTGCTGTTAGAAAAAGAGATTTCAGGCTTTGTCGCAAACCGCATTTTAGGAGCGCTGCAAAAAGAAGCGGTCTCACTGTATGAACAAGGCATCGCAGATTTCAAGGACATTGATCTGATCTGTAAAAAAGCTTTGAACCACCCGATCGGTCCGTTTGAACTGATGGATCTCTCAGGACTTGATGTCGCGCAGTTTGTGATGGAGCAGCGCTATCAGGAGACGGGTGATCCGGCAGATAAGCCGTTTACGTGCATTCTTGAAAAAGTGGAAAAAGGTGAGCTCGGCCGGAAGTCAGGTAAGGGCTTCTATGATTATTCAAAAAAAGCAGTGACTAAATAA
- a CDS encoding aminoglycoside phosphotransferase, with protein MRQTDITAVKEGEGLELAVLESFLRSKLDLPDGTLELKQFWAGHSNLTYQLSIGDWEAVLRRPPLGPVAPKAHDMNREFKILSELQPLFSPAPKPILFSDDESIVGSPFFIMERKRGIVLDTSFPEGVEVTPEVCRSLSQTMVDRLVELHAIDYTKTGLVEISNPDGFMERQVHGWIGRYERAKTDDIPEAERLKKWMTEHIPESQAPTVIHYDYKLNNAMFTYDLTEMVGLFDWEMSTVGDPLADLGAAMSYWIQHDDPHLLKHGLGKPSVTVNEGFMTRNEFIEAYAEKSGRDVSNMDFYLTFAYFKLAVICQQIYFRYQKGQTNDKRFAHFDQFVKTLLVHGASVIEE; from the coding sequence ATGAGGCAGACGGATATTACTGCGGTAAAAGAAGGCGAAGGACTGGAGCTTGCCGTACTTGAAAGCTTTCTCCGGAGCAAGCTGGATCTGCCGGATGGAACCCTTGAATTGAAACAGTTCTGGGCAGGCCATTCAAATCTGACGTATCAGCTGTCGATTGGCGACTGGGAAGCGGTACTCAGACGACCGCCGCTCGGACCTGTTGCACCGAAAGCACATGATATGAACCGTGAATTTAAGATTTTATCAGAGCTTCAGCCATTGTTCTCACCTGCACCAAAGCCGATTCTCTTTTCAGATGATGAATCCATTGTCGGCAGTCCGTTTTTCATTATGGAAAGAAAGCGCGGGATTGTGCTGGATACATCGTTCCCGGAAGGCGTGGAAGTCACGCCTGAAGTATGCCGTAGCCTTTCACAGACAATGGTCGATAGGCTGGTGGAGCTGCATGCGATTGACTATACGAAAACGGGACTGGTTGAGATCAGTAACCCGGACGGCTTTATGGAAAGGCAGGTTCACGGCTGGATCGGGCGGTATGAGCGTGCGAAGACAGATGACATTCCTGAGGCTGAGCGGCTGAAGAAGTGGATGACGGAACATATCCCTGAGAGTCAGGCGCCGACAGTCATTCATTATGATTATAAATTAAATAACGCAATGTTCACTTACGACTTAACTGAAATGGTTGGACTGTTTGACTGGGAGATGTCAACGGTCGGTGATCCGCTTGCGGACCTCGGAGCTGCGATGAGCTACTGGATTCAGCATGATGATCCGCACCTGTTAAAGCATGGATTAGGTAAGCCATCAGTCACAGTAAATGAAGGCTTTATGACGCGAAACGAGTTCATTGAAGCTTATGCGGAAAAGAGTGGGCGCGACGTAAGTAATATGGATTTCTATTTAACATTTGCCTATTTCAAGCTTGCCGTCATCTGCCAGCAGATCTATTTCCGTTATCAAAAAGGACAGACAAACGATAAGCGGTTTGCCCATTTTGATCAGTTTGTTAAAACGTTACTCGTGCACGGCGCAAGTGTGATCGAAGAATAA
- a CDS encoding acyl-CoA dehydrogenase, giving the protein MEKRTVLHKGASYLYTSSDPEEIFTPEDLTEEHKMIGATARQFLEKEVAPYAERIERQEFEVVPELMRRAGELGLLAHSIPEKYGGLGLDKISKGIVGEMIGSGGGYGVAHSNHTCIATLPITYFGTEEQKQKYLPKLASGEYIGAYCLTEPNAGSDALAAQTTAVLNEEETNFVLNGTKLYITNAVFSDTFIVYAKVDGQHFTAFIVEKDFPGLSLGPEEKKMGIKGSSTRSVIFEDCLVPVENLLGEVGRGHVIALNVLNLGRFNLGSAGAGVSKTALKKTIGFVKERKQFKRTIAEFPATKQKIAWMAARIYAADSLQYRTASLIEDALGDLAETFDYKLIGKQMGEYAVECAVCKVFGSETLDYVVDEALQLHGGAGFIQEYGIEQMYRDSRINRIFEGTNEINRLLIPTHLFRKVMKGEVDLAARVQEAFKGLGHIAPGKDGVLAQERAAVETIRNLFLVNAGLVYEAYGESLVEEQEALMNLADLAILLFAAESAVARTQKAVMKNGEEKESLKVDLTRTYLGSAMWDAERISRVLAGNVCSGEKREEMIALTVRACSRFSSLGGLVEKNRGIAERLVQKGEFVC; this is encoded by the coding sequence ATGGAAAAACGGACTGTATTACATAAAGGGGCCAGCTATTTATATACCTCATCTGATCCTGAGGAGATTTTCACACCGGAGGACCTCACAGAGGAGCACAAAATGATCGGCGCAACAGCCAGGCAGTTTTTAGAGAAGGAAGTCGCGCCTTATGCTGAGCGGATTGAACGTCAGGAATTTGAAGTCGTGCCTGAGCTCATGCGAAGAGCAGGAGAGCTTGGTCTGCTCGCTCACAGCATTCCTGAAAAGTACGGCGGACTTGGACTCGATAAAATCAGTAAAGGCATTGTCGGTGAAATGATCGGATCAGGCGGTGGCTACGGAGTCGCGCATTCCAACCATACATGTATTGCGACGCTGCCGATTACATACTTCGGCACTGAAGAACAGAAGCAGAAGTATCTGCCGAAGCTTGCCTCAGGTGAATATATCGGGGCGTACTGCTTAACAGAACCAAATGCTGGCTCAGACGCACTTGCCGCTCAGACGACAGCCGTATTGAATGAAGAAGAAACGAATTTCGTATTAAATGGAACGAAACTCTACATTACCAATGCAGTCTTCTCAGACACCTTTATCGTTTATGCAAAAGTGGATGGCCAGCATTTCACAGCGTTTATCGTGGAAAAGGATTTCCCGGGATTATCGCTTGGACCTGAGGAAAAGAAGATGGGGATTAAAGGGTCGTCTACGAGATCAGTCATTTTTGAAGACTGTCTGGTGCCGGTTGAAAACCTGTTAGGCGAAGTCGGCAGAGGGCATGTGATTGCGCTGAACGTCCTGAATCTCGGGCGCTTCAACCTCGGCTCTGCAGGTGCAGGGGTATCAAAGACTGCTTTAAAGAAAACGATCGGTTTTGTAAAAGAGCGTAAGCAGTTCAAACGGACGATTGCTGAATTCCCTGCTACAAAGCAAAAGATCGCCTGGATGGCTGCACGCATTTACGCAGCAGATTCCCTGCAATACCGGACGGCGAGCCTCATTGAAGACGCGCTTGGTGACTTAGCTGAGACGTTTGACTATAAGCTGATCGGCAAACAGATGGGTGAATACGCAGTGGAGTGTGCGGTGTGTAAGGTGTTTGGCTCAGAAACGCTTGATTATGTCGTGGATGAAGCACTGCAGCTGCACGGCGGCGCCGGATTCATTCAGGAGTACGGTATTGAGCAGATGTACCGCGATTCAAGAATCAACCGGATCTTTGAAGGCACAAACGAAATCAACCGCCTGCTGATCCCGACTCATTTATTTAGAAAAGTGATGAAGGGCGAAGTGGATCTGGCAGCTCGTGTGCAGGAGGCATTTAAAGGACTTGGACACATTGCGCCAGGGAAAGACGGTGTGCTGGCACAGGAGCGGGCAGCAGTTGAGACGATCCGGAATCTGTTCTTAGTTAACGCAGGACTTGTCTATGAAGCGTACGGCGAGTCATTAGTGGAGGAGCAGGAAGCACTGATGAATCTTGCAGACCTGGCGATTTTACTGTTCGCAGCAGAGTCAGCAGTAGCGAGAACGCAAAAGGCTGTCATGAAAAATGGAGAAGAGAAGGAATCGCTGAAAGTTGATCTGACGAGAACGTATCTTGGCAGCGCAATGTGGGATGCGGAGCGGATTTCACGGGTGCTGGCGGGGAATGTGTGCAGCGGTGAGAAGCGGGAAGAGATGATCGCTTTAACTGTCCGGGCATGTAGTCGTTTTAGTTCTCTTGGCGGATTGGTTGAGAAGAACCGGGGGATTGCTGAGAGATTGGTTCAGAAGGGTGAGTTTGTTTGTTGA
- a CDS encoding PTS sorbitol transporter subunit IIC, with protein sequence MDFLVSLAEGFIGMFQAGADTFTGLVTGIIPLLVVLITAINALIRLIGEERINRLARKSTKNIILRYTLFPVLAVFFLTNPMAYTFGKFLPEKQKPAFYDSAVSFVHPITGLFPHANPAELFVYLGIAAGITELGLSLGPLAIRFLLVGIVVILIRGIVTEIITVRMMKAKGMEV encoded by the coding sequence ATGGATTTCTTAGTATCACTCGCTGAAGGTTTTATTGGAATGTTTCAGGCAGGTGCAGACACATTTACAGGGCTTGTGACTGGAATTATTCCACTATTGGTTGTCTTAATCACGGCAATTAATGCACTCATTAGATTAATAGGTGAAGAACGAATCAATAGACTGGCTAGAAAGAGTACGAAAAACATTATTTTGCGTTATACATTATTTCCGGTACTAGCCGTTTTCTTCTTAACAAATCCAATGGCTTACACATTCGGGAAATTCCTGCCTGAAAAACAAAAGCCGGCTTTTTATGATTCAGCTGTATCATTTGTTCATCCGATTACTGGATTATTCCCGCATGCGAACCCGGCGGAACTTTTCGTTTACTTAGGAATTGCAGCTGGAATTACTGAACTTGGGCTATCACTTGGACCACTCGCGATCCGCTTCCTGTTAGTAGGGATTGTCGTCATTTTGATCCGTGGAATCGTAACTGAGATCATTACGGTCCGCATGATGAAAGCAAAAGGGATGGAAGTCTGA
- a CDS encoding PTS sorbitol transporter subunit IIB: MAENQTPENFKAVSVTKGQGGWGGPLTIRPNETQRYIVSVTGGGIHPVAAEIARLTGAEAVDGFKSTYAKETMACVIIDCGGTARCGVYPKMNILTINVNATSPSGPLMKYINEENFVSGVRTSDISPEAAPYEDQNEVKKAVDETEAPAVRKTPQQLKEEARRKVAANSTGEPKKMNIVERVGRGAGKVVGVLYQAGRETIDQVLKNILPFMAFVSMLIGIITFTGIGDIIANFVTPLAGNFIGLLILSVICSLPILSPLLGPGAVIAQVVGVLVGVEIGRGNIPPELALPALFAINPQVGADFVPVGLTLGEAEPETIEVGVPAVLISRLITGPLAVVIAYLFSFGLY; the protein is encoded by the coding sequence ATGGCAGAGAATCAAACACCAGAAAACTTTAAAGCGGTTTCCGTAACAAAAGGCCAGGGAGGCTGGGGCGGACCACTTACAATACGACCAAATGAAACACAAAGATATATCGTATCTGTTACAGGCGGCGGCATTCATCCGGTAGCAGCTGAAATTGCACGATTAACAGGTGCTGAAGCAGTTGATGGATTTAAAAGCACTTACGCAAAAGAAACAATGGCTTGTGTCATTATCGACTGCGGCGGCACAGCACGCTGCGGTGTATACCCGAAGATGAATATTTTAACGATCAACGTGAATGCGACTTCACCGTCGGGCCCGTTAATGAAGTACATCAATGAAGAAAACTTTGTGTCAGGTGTAAGAACGTCAGATATCAGTCCTGAAGCGGCACCTTATGAAGATCAGAACGAAGTAAAAAAGGCAGTCGATGAGACAGAAGCGCCGGCGGTAAGAAAAACACCGCAGCAATTAAAGGAAGAGGCAAGAAGAAAGGTAGCGGCAAACAGCACCGGCGAACCGAAAAAAATGAACATCGTTGAACGTGTCGGCCGTGGAGCAGGTAAGGTTGTAGGGGTTCTTTATCAGGCTGGACGTGAAACAATTGATCAGGTGCTGAAAAATATCCTGCCATTCATGGCATTTGTCAGTATGTTAATTGGAATTATCACCTTTACAGGAATCGGCGATATTATTGCGAATTTTGTTACACCGCTTGCCGGAAACTTTATCGGATTACTCATTCTTTCAGTGATCTGTTCACTACCAATACTTTCGCCGTTGCTTGGGCCGGGTGCAGTTATTGCACAGGTTGTCGGTGTATTAGTTGGGGTGGAAATTGGCCGTGGCAATATTCCGCCGGAGCTTGCACTGCCTGCATTGTTTGCCATTAACCCTCAGGTTGGAGCCGACTTTGTACCGGTTGGTCTGACACTTGGAGAAGCTGAGCCTGAAACAATTGAAGTCGGTGTTCCGGCAGTACTGATCTCACGATTAATTACCGGACCACTCGCAGTTGTCATTGCGTATTTATTCAGCTTCGGATTGTATTAA
- a CDS encoding PTS glucose transporter subunit IIABC, which translates to MINKYKAKITGIGEDVELFSEENMMVIFNDTVPEELRSFAVIHETADLAEKVEAGDFLEINDERYEILFVGSKVNETLQELGHCTISFSGEVTADLPGTMCVEKKEMPELALGADIRILKV; encoded by the coding sequence ATGATTAATAAATATAAAGCGAAAATTACAGGAATCGGTGAAGATGTCGAGTTGTTTTCTGAGGAAAATATGATGGTGATTTTTAATGACACAGTACCAGAAGAACTCCGGTCATTTGCTGTGATACATGAAACAGCTGACCTCGCTGAAAAAGTGGAAGCTGGAGACTTTTTGGAAATCAATGATGAGCGGTATGAAATTCTTTTTGTCGGAAGCAAAGTGAATGAAACGCTTCAGGAGCTCGGCCACTGTACAATCTCTTTTTCAGGAGAAGTGACAGCTGACCTGCCGGGAACGATGTGTGTAGAGAAAAAAGAGATGCCAGAATTGGCGCTGGGAGCGGACATTCGTATTCTAAAAGTCTGA
- a CDS encoding acetoin:2,6-dichlorophenolindophenol oxidoreductase subunit alpha, with amino-acid sequence MTQVKNLPPNVKETDLTNLLKQMWQIRFFEEKVDEFFAKGMIHGTTHLAVGQEASAVGAIAVLEDRDKITSTHRGHGHCIAKGAEVNRMMAELFGRTTGYCKGKGGSMHIADVDKGNLGANGIVGGGFAIATGAALTSKMKNEGFVVLCFFGDGASNEGSFHEAINLASIWKLPVVFICENNQYGMSGPVKEMMNVEDVAKRAEAYGIPGAVVDGNNIFDVMNGVGQAVDRARNGEGPSIVEAKTYRWKGHSKSDAKKYRTREEEQEWRAKDPIRHLRDVMIAEGLLTEEAADEIKAAAKKEIEDSVEFSKASPMPTIDDLMEDIYA; translated from the coding sequence ATGACGCAGGTGAAAAATTTACCGCCAAATGTAAAAGAAACTGATTTAACAAATTTATTAAAGCAGATGTGGCAGATCCGGTTTTTTGAAGAAAAAGTTGATGAGTTTTTTGCTAAAGGGATGATTCACGGCACGACGCACTTAGCAGTAGGACAGGAAGCATCAGCTGTCGGTGCAATTGCTGTACTGGAGGATCGCGATAAGATTACGAGTACGCATAGAGGACACGGACACTGTATCGCTAAAGGAGCGGAAGTGAACCGGATGATGGCTGAATTATTCGGACGCACAACCGGCTACTGTAAAGGTAAAGGAGGATCAATGCATATTGCAGATGTTGATAAAGGCAACCTTGGGGCAAACGGAATTGTCGGTGGAGGATTCGCCATTGCAACTGGAGCGGCACTGACTTCCAAAATGAAAAATGAAGGATTCGTTGTGCTGTGCTTCTTTGGAGATGGTGCATCAAATGAAGGAAGCTTTCATGAAGCGATTAACCTCGCATCTATTTGGAAACTGCCGGTCGTATTCATTTGTGAAAACAATCAATATGGTATGTCAGGTCCGGTAAAAGAAATGATGAATGTTGAAGACGTGGCCAAGCGCGCGGAAGCCTATGGCATTCCGGGAGCGGTCGTTGATGGCAACAATATTTTTGATGTCATGAATGGAGTTGGACAGGCTGTGGATCGTGCGAGAAATGGTGAAGGACCTTCGATTGTTGAAGCGAAGACGTACCGCTGGAAGGGTCATTCAAAGAGTGATGCGAAAAAATACCGTACGCGTGAAGAAGAGCAGGAATGGCGCGCGAAAGATCCGATCAGGCACCTGCGTGACGTCATGATTGCAGAAGGCTTACTGACAGAGGAAGCAGCCGATGAGATCAAAGCAGCAGCTAAAAAAGAAATTGAGGATTCTGTTGAATTTTCAAAAGCGAGTCCAATGCCAACAATTGATGACTTAATGGAAGATATCTATGCGTAA
- a CDS encoding TPP-dependent acetoin dehydrogenase complex, E1 protein subunit beta encodes MRELTYLEAVREAMSQEMRQNEDVFILGEDIGVYGGAFGVTRNMIEEFGPERIRNTPISEAAISGTAVGAALTGMRPILELQFSDFITIAMDNMVNQAAKIRYMYGGKGKVPMVLRTPAGSGTGAAAQHSQSLEAWMTHVPGLKVVQPSTAYDAKGLLKAAMDDDNPVIFYEHKLCYKTSSEVPEELYSIPLGKADIKREGKDVTIVATAIMVHKSLEAAEALEKEGISAEVIDPRTLVPLDTDTIIQSVKKTSRLVVVHEAVKRGGFGGEIASTIAESEAFDYLDAPIKRLGGKAVPIPYNPELEKSAIPSVNEIVAAVKETLNR; translated from the coding sequence ATGAGAGAGCTAACGTATTTAGAAGCGGTCAGGGAAGCTATGAGTCAGGAGATGCGCCAGAATGAAGACGTTTTTATTCTGGGAGAAGATATCGGTGTCTATGGCGGTGCTTTCGGTGTAACGCGGAATATGATTGAAGAATTTGGTCCGGAACGTATACGTAATACCCCTATTTCAGAAGCTGCGATCTCTGGAACAGCAGTAGGTGCAGCATTGACGGGAATGCGCCCGATCCTGGAGCTTCAGTTTTCAGATTTCATTACGATTGCAATGGATAACATGGTGAATCAGGCGGCAAAGATCCGCTATATGTACGGCGGTAAAGGGAAAGTGCCGATGGTTCTTCGTACGCCGGCCGGGTCAGGAACCGGAGCAGCTGCCCAGCATTCTCAAAGTCTTGAAGCGTGGATGACCCACGTACCCGGATTAAAAGTCGTTCAGCCGTCTACTGCTTACGATGCAAAAGGTCTTTTAAAAGCAGCGATGGATGACGATAACCCGGTGATCTTTTATGAACATAAATTATGCTACAAAACATCATCAGAGGTACCTGAGGAATTATATTCGATTCCTCTTGGAAAAGCAGATATTAAGCGTGAGGGTAAAGATGTCACGATTGTTGCCACTGCGATCATGGTTCATAAATCGCTTGAAGCAGCTGAAGCGCTTGAAAAAGAAGGGATCAGCGCAGAGGTCATTGATCCGCGTACGCTTGTGCCATTAGATACAGATACCATTATTCAATCTGTTAAGAAAACAAGCCGTCTTGTGGTTGTACACGAAGCCGTCAAACGCGGCGGATTCGGCGGGGAGATTGCCAGTACAATCGCTGAAAGTGAAGCATTCGATTATCTGGATGCACCGATCAAGCGTCTCGGTGGAAAGGCAGTGCCGATCCCTTATAATCCTGAACTTGAAAAATCTGCGATCCCGAGTGTGAATGAGATCGTTGCAGCTGTAAAGGAAACATTAAACCGCTAA